Within the Desulfovibrio sp. genome, the region CGTATTCCGGTGAAGCCCTGGACCGCAAGATTCCTCTGCTGCGCTCCATCTCGGCTCTGTCCAGGCAGGCGCTGCGCGTTCTGCGTCTGTTTGGCAACCAGTCGGCCAGCTATGTGCGGGCCATGGTAGGCCCGGAACAAGAGTATTTTCTGGTGGATAAAAACCTTGCGGCCCTGCGTCCCGACCTCATGCTGGCAGGCCGTACCCTGTTGGGTGCGCCTTCTCCCAAGGGTCAGGAAATGGAAGACCATTACTTTGGCGCCATTCCCGGTCGTGTCATGAGCTTCATGCAGGACGTGGAAAAAGAGCTGCTGGCTCTGGGTATTCCCGCCAAAACCAGGCACAACGAAGTGGCCCCCGGCCAGTTCGAGCTTGCGCCCGTGTATGAAGAGGCAAATATCGCCTGCGACCATAACATGCTTACCATGAATATGATGCGTCACCTGGCGGGCAGGCATGGTTTTATCTGCCTGTTGCATGAAAAACCCTTTGCGGGCGTCAACGGCAGCGGCAAGCACAATAACTGGTCCATGGGAGACTCCGAAGGCCAGAATCTGCTCAACCCCGGCACGACGCCTCAGGACAATGCGCAGTTCCTGGTCTTTTTGGCCGCCGTCCTGCGTGCGGTGCACAAGCACAGCACGGCGCTGCGCCTCGGCACTGTGGGCGCGGGCAACGACCATCGCCTTGGCGCCAACGAAGCGCCCCCGGCTATCCTGTCCGTGTATCTTGGCGAGCAGCTGACCGACGTGCTCGAAGGCATAATGAATGGACGCGGCTCAAAGAACAAGAAGAGCGGCTTTATGGAAGTCGGCGTGTCGACACTGCCGCCCCTGCCTGTGGATCTTGCCGACCGCAACCGCACGAGCCCCTTTGCCTTCACCGGCAACAAGTTTGAATTCCGCGCGGTTGGTTCTTCACAGTCCGTGGCGCCCGTGAACATTGTGCTCAACGCCGCTGTGGCCTGCGCTCTGGACGACATTGCCACCGAGCTCGAGGCTTCCGTTTCTGCCGGGACGAATTTGAACACCGCCCTGCAGGAATTGCTGCCCCGTCTCTTTAAAGAGCATATGCCTGTGGTGTTCAACGGCAACGGCTATGCCGAATCCTGGGCTGAGGAAGCTGCCCGTCGCGGCCTCCCCAACCACAACAATACCGTCACGGCTCTGGAGCACTACAGTGATCCGGACGTCATGAATGTTTTCCTGCGTCATGGCATCCTTACTGAACGCGAAATTCTTTCGCGCCAGGAAATCCTGCTTGAAAACTACTGCAAAACCATCTGCATCGAGGGCAACCTCATGCTTGATATGCTGCGTACCTCAGTGCTGCCCCAGTGCGTAGTGGCTCAGGCCAATGCCGCTGACGCTGTGCTCAAAACCCGTGCCGTGCTTGGTGAAAAGGGCGCTGCTGCTGAAGAAGCCTCCTTCAACACCCTGCGGGGTCATGTTGTAGCTCTGCAACAGGGCGTTGCCGAACTGGAAGCGGCCATTGCCAAGACCCACAAAACGTATGGTGCGCTTGAAGAAGCCAAGGCCGCGCGTGACTGCATCCTTACGGCCATGCACAAGTGTCGCGAACATGCCGATGCCCTTGAATGCATGGTGGACGACACCTTGTGGGTGCTGCCCAAGTATGCGGAACTGTTGTGGGTGCATTAGGCAGCAACGTCGATGCACAGTGAGCGTCTCATACCGTTCAACCGCACGGAGGACAGTGACGCGTAGCGCTTTTCCAGAAAGTTGATGACAGGAGTCTCATCCCGGGGGGGAAGGTGGTCTCCCTGTCATCGGCCCTTGCGGCAAGCCGCAGGGAGCCACGGGCCTCGCCGTTCGCCGCAACGGACGGCGAAGGCCGGTGGCCACAAGGTGGAGAGTCTGGCGGCTCTCCACCTTTTATGTGGCGTCGTAAGCCCTATATTTACTTTTATTTTGAATCAGAATAATTTGGGTATTGAGTATATAGTCAATAATGTTCATTCGGGGCTTTGTTCGCTTTTGATTTGACAGGAAAGGAGAAATATATGGCTGCCGCATTGCGCTTTACAAAGATGCAGGGCATCGGCAATGATTATGTCTATGTCAATGGCTTTGAAGAGCGCGTTGATAGTCCTGGCGAACTCGCCCGGACAATTAGCAACCGCAATTTTGGCGTTGGCTCTGATGGGCTTGTGCTCATTTTACCCTCGGCATCAGCCGATGTACGTATGCGCATGTTCAATGCTGACGGGTCTGAGGCGGAAATGTGCGGAAATGCCGTGCGTTGCGTTGGCAAATACGTGTACGACCACGGTATCCAGGTTAAAGACGTGATCACGGTCGAGACAGGCGCAGGCGTGAAGGTTGTGCGTCTGCTGTTCGAGGCTGGCGAAGTCTGCGGCGCTACCGTTGACATGGGCGAACCCGAACTGACCCCTTCAAGAATCCCCGTGCTTACAGAGGCATCGCCAGACGGCGGCCAGCAGCGCTTTGTGGCGCACCCCGTGGATGTGAACGGCCAGTTGTATGAAATCACCGCCGTGTCCATGGGCAACCCGCATGCCGTTATATTCATGAAGGGCATTGATGATCTGGACTTGCCCCGTATGGGGCCGAGTTTTGAACACCACCCCCTGTTCCCCAAGCGCACGAACACGGAATTTGTCGAGGTTCTTTCATCCACCAGGGTGCGCATGCGTGTTTGGGAGCGCGGCGCGGGAGAAACGCTGGCCTGCGGTACAGGCGCGTGCGCCGTTGCCGTGGCCTGCGTGCTCAATGGCTATACCGGGCGCGACGTTGAGGTGGAACTCAAGGGCGGAACGCTGAAAATCCATTGGGATGAAAGCAGCAACCACGTACACATGACCGGCGGGGCTGTAACCGTCTTTGCCGGAGAATATTATATCTGATCACAGGGGCCACAAATGACTACCGTAAATAGCAATTTTCTCAAGCTGCAAAGCAACTACCTTTTTGCCGACATTGCCCGCAAGGTGGCTGCCTTCAAGGAGGCGAACCCCGACAAGCGTGTCATCAGTCTGGGTATTGGCGACGTTACGCGCCCCCTTGTGCCCGCCGTTATCAACGCGCTGCACAAGGCTGTGGATGAAATGGGCGATGCCGCGCATTTTCATGGTTACGGGCCAGAACAGGGGTATGCCTTTTTACGCGACATTATTGTCGAGTATGATTACAAGGCCCGTGGTGTGAACCTGAGTGCCGATGAAGTTTTTGTCAGTGACGGTGCCAAGCCCGATGTGGGCAATTTTCAGGAGCTTTTTGCCCAGGACAGCCTCGTGGCTGTCACCGACCCCGTGTATCCCGTTTATGTTGACTCCAATGTGATGGCTGGCCGATCCGGTGAAATGGAAGGCAAGCAGTGGAGCAACATTGTCTATCTGCCATGCGTTAAGGAAAACGACTTTGTGCCCGATTTTCCCAAGGTGCGGCCGGATCTGATCTACCTTTGCTATCCCAATAACCCCACAGGGACGGTGCTTTCACGGGCGGCCCTGCAGGGCTGGGTTGACTATGCCCGGCGCGAAGGCTGCGTCATCATGTATGATTCTGCCTACGAGGCCTTTATCACTGACCCTGATGTGCCGCACAGCATCTATGAGCTTGAGGGCGCGCAGGAAGTGGCCGTAGAGTTTCGCAGTTTCTCAAAAACGGCCGGATTTACCGGCCTGCGTTGCGCCTATACCGTGGTGCCCAAGGCCTTGCAGATCAGCGACGGCAAGGGTGGCAAGGTCAGCCTCAATGCGCTGTGGAATCGCCGCCAGTGCACCAAGTATAACGGCTGCCCCTATATTGTTCAGCGCGCGGCCGAGGCTGTGTACAGCGAACAGGGGCACAAGGAAATCATGGGGGTGATCGCAGGATATCAGCGTAATGCCGACATGTTGCGCACTGCCGTGAGCGAAATGGGCCTTTCCGTGTATGGCGGCGTGAACGCTCCCTATATATGGGTGCGCGTGCCCAGCGACACGGATTCCTGGGGATTCTTTGACAGATTATTGCAGGTTGCCCTGATCTGCACACCTGGCGCAGGCTTTGGCGCTTCCGGCGAAGGCTATGTGCGCCTGACCGCCTTTGGTTCGCCCGAAGATACGGAAGAGGCCATCAAACGGCTTAGCGGTCTGTGCTGATACGGGACGCCCCGCATAAGGCCGACCGAATTTTCAAAAACCAGAAACCACCCGCAATTTGCGGGTGGTTTCTGGTTTTCTGGTCATCAAGTGAAATGGCTGCACTTGCAGCTATCATTTTGAGCAGGTTGCCGGTTTTTTGCTTTGCTTCCAGATCCAAGCAGGGCGAAGATTTTTATGCTGCCCAGCACTCATTGGCGCAGGATGGTTTAAACATGCTTTTTTGAGGAAGTCCTGATGGGCGATATTCTTGTACCCGGCAGTGCGTCAGAGGCACAGGAAAAGAATATCCCTGTTAAAACAAAGAGAAGTCCAATCCAATGTATAAGCTCTATGTGTTCGTGCAAGACAAGCCAGGAAAAAACGATGCTGCTTAACGGCACAAATCCCGTAAACGATCCAGCCACTCCGGCAGGCACTTCGGCTACGCCTTTGAACCAGAACACATACGAAAGAAAAGAAACAAAGAAGCCATAGTATGCCAGACATACTATTGACGGTATGTTCATGCGCGCAAAATCATAGCCAGCCGCATCATACAGCGCCAAGGGCAAAAGGCAGGTAAATGCGTACAGAGTGACTATGGTTGTTCTGAGCAGTGCGGACTTGGGCTGGCACAGGGATTTACTCATGACCGAAAACAGGGATTCACACAGGATCGCCGCCAGCACAAGGCAGTTCCCAAGCAGGGTGGACCCGGCCTCCACTGAATTTTCAAGAAATGGCATGATATTCATGGCAGTGATGCCTATGGAAACACAGGCAGCGCCAGCAAGCCGGGAACCAGGTAGCTTTTCGCGCAACAGCAGTACCGCAAAAAAAGCTATAAGCACCGGGGCCGTGCTGCCAATCAGACCAGCCGCTGTCGCTGAGGTGTGCTTTAACCCCCAGAACATGAAAATGCGGTAAAGCACAACACCGCAAAGCCCTTGCGCAAAAAGAATCATGTGCGTTTTACGGTTTGAGGGCCACGCATTTTTATGTCGACGCAGTGCGGGGAAAAGCAGAAATGGGAGGCTGAAGGCAATGCCCAGTTCTGCGCCCAAAAAAATGGGAATGTCCGAAACGATTATTTTGCCAGCCACCACCGCGCTGCCCGCAATGGTCATCGCCATGGCAAGGTAGCAGTACGCTTTCATCTGTCTGTTCATTTTTCACCTGACACAGTTGGTTGACTACCTTCCAGATCCCCAATGGCTGATTTTCGAGCCATTGCGGTAAGGCTTCTTGCTCTTGACCTGATCTGCATATATTTATAAAAAATGGTATTTAACAGAGCCACTTTTTATAGAATATTGTCAGACCACTTTTTCAGGAGAACATATGTGGTTCATGCCAGATAAAAAATGCAGGGTGCCTGTTTCACGACAGCTATATGAAAAAATTAAGTTTTTTATCCTTTCTGGGGCGTTGCGTGAAAAGGAAAAACTGCCTTCCAGCAGGGCGCTCGGCAAAGACCTGAACATCGCGCGAAGCACTGTTCTGGAAGCCTATGATCAGTTGATTGCGGAAGGCTATCTGGAAACCCGTCAGGGGTCAGGTACAACGGTTGCGCGGGGCATTGTCGCCATGGCGAGCACGCATGTTGCCGATGCTCCAGCCCGGCTCCGGCCTGATGAGCGGCACACTGGCAAAGAGCAGAACAGCGAAATTATCAGCTTTCGTTCAGGTATCCCGGACCTGAATGCCTTCCCCAAGGGGGACTGGGCAAAAATTTACGCCCGCGTCAGCGAATCATTGCCTTCAGCCTCTTTCCGCTATGGCGACTCGGAAGGCGTATGGGACTTGCGCGAGGCCATTGCAGCATATCTTTTCAGGATGCGGGGAATCAGGGTGTCACCGCACCGTGTCATGATAACGTCAGGTTCTACACAGGGATTGAGTCTTGTGGCGCGATTGCTGCGCAAAAAAGGGGATGTCGTCTTTGTGGAAGATCCCGCGCATACAGGAATGGCGGCGGTAGTGACGCGCGCCGGGCTGCGCGTGCAGGGGATTGGCGTGGATGCACAAGGCATGGATGTGTCGTCCTTACAGAAATTTCTTGCAGCGCCCAGGCCGGATGTGGCTTTTGTATATACGACGCCATCCCATCAATACCCTCTGGGCGCGATTTTACCCATTCAGCGGCGTCAGGCCCTTGTACGTTTTGCCCGCGAAATGTCATGCGCCGTGGTTGAAGACGATTACGACAGCGAGTTTCGCTACGAGGGCGCGCCCACAAGTGCGCTTTATGAACTTGATCCTGAAATGGTGATCTATCTGGGTTCTTTCAGTAAAATTCTTGCCCCGGCCTTGCGCCTCGGATTTGCCATCATACCAGAGAGTATGATGGACGACTGGAAAAGAGAAAAAAAATATATGGATGTGCATACCGATGCTCTTTCGCAGTATGCCCTTGCAGCATTCATCAGCAAGGGCGGACTTGAGCGGCACATCTGGAAAATGAAAAAAATCTACGCCCGTAAAAGAAGCCATTTGCTGCAGTGTCTGGCAAAAAACTTTGGCAGTGGGGTGACAGTCAAAGGGCAGGCGACGGGTCTTCATCTTGTGGCCAGCTTTTCAGACATTGTGTTTACAGATGCAGTGACGGAAACACTTTATGGCAAGGGAGTGAAGGTGCACCCGGTTGAGC harbors:
- a CDS encoding glutamine synthetase III, with amino-acid sequence MSSPRKKALFKAINTAPVMPSSKDECGCGAEEGFGRYVFGLSTMRKRLPKDVYRKLAKTIRDGERLNPEIADVVANAMKDWAIENGATHYTHWFHPMTGLTAEKHDAFLSPTSDGQVISEFSGKMLISGEPDASSFPSGGIRSTFEARGYTAWDPSVPVFIIPAPYGATLHIPTYFYSYSGEALDRKIPLLRSISALSRQALRVLRLFGNQSASYVRAMVGPEQEYFLVDKNLAALRPDLMLAGRTLLGAPSPKGQEMEDHYFGAIPGRVMSFMQDVEKELLALGIPAKTRHNEVAPGQFELAPVYEEANIACDHNMLTMNMMRHLAGRHGFICLLHEKPFAGVNGSGKHNNWSMGDSEGQNLLNPGTTPQDNAQFLVFLAAVLRAVHKHSTALRLGTVGAGNDHRLGANEAPPAILSVYLGEQLTDVLEGIMNGRGSKNKKSGFMEVGVSTLPPLPVDLADRNRTSPFAFTGNKFEFRAVGSSQSVAPVNIVLNAAVACALDDIATELEASVSAGTNLNTALQELLPRLFKEHMPVVFNGNGYAESWAEEAARRGLPNHNNTVTALEHYSDPDVMNVFLRHGILTEREILSRQEILLENYCKTICIEGNLMLDMLRTSVLPQCVVAQANAADAVLKTRAVLGEKGAAAEEASFNTLRGHVVALQQGVAELEAAIAKTHKTYGALEEAKAARDCILTAMHKCREHADALECMVDDTLWVLPKYAELLWVH
- the dapF gene encoding diaminopimelate epimerase, whose amino-acid sequence is MAAALRFTKMQGIGNDYVYVNGFEERVDSPGELARTISNRNFGVGSDGLVLILPSASADVRMRMFNADGSEAEMCGNAVRCVGKYVYDHGIQVKDVITVETGAGVKVVRLLFEAGEVCGATVDMGEPELTPSRIPVLTEASPDGGQQRFVAHPVDVNGQLYEITAVSMGNPHAVIFMKGIDDLDLPRMGPSFEHHPLFPKRTNTEFVEVLSSTRVRMRVWERGAGETLACGTGACAVAVACVLNGYTGRDVEVELKGGTLKIHWDESSNHVHMTGGAVTVFAGEYYI
- a CDS encoding LL-diaminopimelate aminotransferase; this encodes MTTVNSNFLKLQSNYLFADIARKVAAFKEANPDKRVISLGIGDVTRPLVPAVINALHKAVDEMGDAAHFHGYGPEQGYAFLRDIIVEYDYKARGVNLSADEVFVSDGAKPDVGNFQELFAQDSLVAVTDPVYPVYVDSNVMAGRSGEMEGKQWSNIVYLPCVKENDFVPDFPKVRPDLIYLCYPNNPTGTVLSRAALQGWVDYARREGCVIMYDSAYEAFITDPDVPHSIYELEGAQEVAVEFRSFSKTAGFTGLRCAYTVVPKALQISDGKGGKVSLNALWNRRQCTKYNGCPYIVQRAAEAVYSEQGHKEIMGVIAGYQRNADMLRTAVSEMGLSVYGGVNAPYIWVRVPSDTDSWGFFDRLLQVALICTPGAGFGASGEGYVRLTAFGSPEDTEEAIKRLSGLC
- a CDS encoding DMT family transporter, whose amino-acid sequence is MNRQMKAYCYLAMAMTIAGSAVVAGKIIVSDIPIFLGAELGIAFSLPFLLFPALRRHKNAWPSNRKTHMILFAQGLCGVVLYRIFMFWGLKHTSATAAGLIGSTAPVLIAFFAVLLLREKLPGSRLAGAACVSIGITAMNIMPFLENSVEAGSTLLGNCLVLAAILCESLFSVMSKSLCQPKSALLRTTIVTLYAFTCLLPLALYDAAGYDFARMNIPSIVCLAYYGFFVSFLSYVFWFKGVAEVPAGVAGSFTGFVPLSSIVFSWLVLHEHIELIHWIGLLFVLTGIFFSCASDALPGTRISPIRTSSKKHV
- a CDS encoding PLP-dependent aminotransferase family protein, coding for MWFMPDKKCRVPVSRQLYEKIKFFILSGALREKEKLPSSRALGKDLNIARSTVLEAYDQLIAEGYLETRQGSGTTVARGIVAMASTHVADAPARLRPDERHTGKEQNSEIISFRSGIPDLNAFPKGDWAKIYARVSESLPSASFRYGDSEGVWDLREAIAAYLFRMRGIRVSPHRVMITSGSTQGLSLVARLLRKKGDVVFVEDPAHTGMAAVVTRAGLRVQGIGVDAQGMDVSSLQKFLAAPRPDVAFVYTTPSHQYPLGAILPIQRRQALVRFAREMSCAVVEDDYDSEFRYEGAPTSALYELDPEMVIYLGSFSKILAPALRLGFAIIPESMMDDWKREKKYMDVHTDALSQYALAAFISKGGLERHIWKMKKIYARKRSHLLQCLAKNFGSGVTVKGQATGLHLVASFSDIVFTDAVTETLYGKGVKVHPVERYCLSANGSHAHEIILGYSHLTHEEISRGLEIIKKTLHP